One stretch of Tenacibaculum sp. MAR_2010_89 DNA includes these proteins:
- the nrfD gene encoding NrfD/PsrC family molybdoenzyme membrane anchor subunit, with protein MSSHYESSYREPLILGNKSYHDITEDIARPIEGKANKNWYIAFYIALAAMLWGFGCIFYTVGTGIGVWGLSKNIGWAWDITNFVWWVGIGHAGTLISAVLLLFRQKWRMAINRSAEAMTIFAVFQAGLFPIIHMGRPWNGYWVLPIPNQFGSLWVNFNSPLLWDVFAISTYLSVSLVFWWTGLLPDFATIRDRAVKPFQKKIYALLSFGWSGRAKDWQRFEEVSLVLAGLATPLVLSVHTIVSMDFATSVNPGWHSTIFPPYFVAGAIFSGFAMVQTLLGVMRKVTNMEEYITRLHVEYMNIVIILTGGIVAVAYATEFFIAWYTGSPYENYTYLSFGAEAGAYGWAFWSLMIFNIMIPQFLWIKKVRRSFIWSFLISIAINIGMWFERFDIIAIVLSKGQLPSTWWRFEPTFVDVGIFIGTIGFFFVLFLLYARTFPVIPTAEVKTILKSSGENFKKLRDENNEH; from the coding sequence ATGTCGTCTCATTACGAATCATCTTATAGAGAACCTTTAATACTTGGTAACAAAAGTTACCATGATATTACAGAGGATATTGCAAGACCTATTGAAGGTAAGGCAAACAAAAATTGGTATATAGCATTCTATATCGCTTTAGCAGCAATGTTATGGGGATTTGGATGTATCTTTTACACTGTTGGAACAGGTATCGGTGTATGGGGATTAAGTAAAAACATTGGTTGGGCATGGGATATTACCAACTTTGTATGGTGGGTAGGTATCGGTCATGCCGGAACCTTAATTTCTGCTGTACTGTTGTTATTCCGTCAAAAATGGAGAATGGCAATTAACCGTTCTGCAGAAGCAATGACAATTTTTGCGGTATTCCAAGCAGGTTTATTCCCTATTATTCACATGGGACGTCCTTGGAATGGATATTGGGTATTGCCTATTCCAAACCAGTTCGGATCATTATGGGTTAACTTTAACTCGCCGTTATTATGGGATGTATTTGCAATTTCTACTTATTTGTCTGTATCATTAGTATTCTGGTGGACAGGTTTACTTCCTGATTTCGCTACGATTCGTGATAGAGCTGTTAAACCTTTCCAAAAGAAAATCTATGCATTACTTTCTTTCGGATGGTCAGGTAGAGCTAAAGATTGGCAACGTTTTGAAGAAGTATCATTAGTGTTAGCAGGTTTAGCAACACCATTAGTACTTTCTGTACATACAATTGTATCGATGGACTTTGCTACTTCTGTAAATCCAGGATGGCACTCAACAATATTTCCTCCTTATTTCGTAGCTGGAGCAATCTTCTCTGGTTTCGCAATGGTACAAACACTTTTAGGTGTTATGCGTAAGGTAACTAACATGGAAGAGTATATTACTCGTTTACATGTTGAGTATATGAATATTGTAATTATTTTAACAGGTGGTATTGTAGCTGTAGCATATGCAACTGAGTTTTTTATAGCTTGGTATACAGGTTCACCTTATGAAAATTATACATATTTATCATTTGGAGCAGAAGCTGGTGCTTATGGATGGGCATTCTGGTCATTAATGATATTCAATATTATGATACCTCAATTCTTATGGATAAAGAAAGTAAGAAGAAGTTTTATTTGGTCTTTCTTAATTTCTATAGCAATTAACATTGGTATGTGGTTTGAGCGTTTTGATATTATTGCAATTGTATTAAGTAAAGGTCAATTACCTTCTACTTGGTGGCGTTTTGAACCAACGTTTGTAGATGTTGGTATATTTATCGGAACAATAGGGTTCTTCTTTGTGTTATTCTTATTATATGCAAGAACATTCCCAGTAATTCCTACAGCAGAGGTTAAGACGATTTTAAAATCTTCAGGAGAGAACTTTAAAAAATTAAGAGACGAGAACAATGAGCACTAA
- a CDS encoding cytochrome c, giving the protein MKSLKIILALVIVASFASCNNKRTPQVQYMPDMYVSVPYDANGVNSAGGVVVNRIPVAGTVSRNGIVAYDIPDTNEGYEKAKAELKNPLEANEKNLEKGKELYDIYCASCHGKKGDGNGVLSQRDKFNGIPNYKDRDLNSGNIYHVIMYGKNLMGSHASQLRYQERWQVVQYVEKLRSELK; this is encoded by the coding sequence ATGAAAAGTTTAAAAATAATTTTAGCTTTAGTTATAGTTGCAAGCTTTGCTTCTTGTAATAATAAAAGAACTCCGCAAGTACAATACATGCCAGATATGTACGTATCTGTTCCTTATGATGCTAATGGAGTAAATTCTGCTGGAGGGGTAGTTGTTAACAGAATACCAGTTGCTGGTACTGTTAGTAGAAATGGAATAGTAGCTTATGATATACCTGATACTAATGAAGGATATGAAAAAGCTAAAGCAGAATTGAAAAACCCTTTAGAAGCTAATGAAAAGAATTTAGAAAAAGGGAAAGAATTATATGATATCTATTGCGCTTCTTGTCATGGTAAGAAAGGTGATGGAAATGGAGTATTATCACAAAGAGATAAGTTTAATGGTATTCCAAACTATAAGGATAGAGATTTAAATTCAGGAAATATTTATCATGTTATTATGTATGGTAAAAACTTAATGGGATCTCATGCTTCACAATTAAGATATCAAGAACGCTGGCAAGTTGTTCAGTATGTTGAGAAATTAAGAAGCGAATTAAAATAA
- a CDS encoding cytochrome c oxidase subunit II, whose amino-acid sequence MLALFYIFIAVAIGVSFWQITRIMNFRSVIATDKDNDTQGKLAIGFLVFLYVMMIYCLIAMNVYLLPESASFEGEHDDNLFNITFWLIGIVQFGMQFLIFFFSYKYRGNKNNKALFYADSHKLELLWTTIPAVTIVILIGYGLWAWNNIMYVGDDENPIVIEVYSRQFDWQARYAGDDNELGLGNVNFIKGINSMGVDMSDPSAQDDKKVTEMYLPKGKKVLFKFRSQDVLHSAYMPHFRAQMNCVPGMVTQFAFTPKYTTEEMRQNSEVIAKTKGINKIRKAKGEEPYEFDYLLLCNKICGASHYNMQMKITVVEEEQYKKWLSEQKTLAQVIK is encoded by the coding sequence ATGCTCGCTTTATTTTACATTTTTATAGCAGTTGCAATAGGAGTTAGCTTTTGGCAAATTACTCGTATTATGAATTTTCGTTCTGTAATTGCTACAGATAAAGACAATGACACACAAGGTAAATTAGCAATAGGATTCTTAGTGTTCCTTTATGTTATGATGATTTATTGCTTAATTGCAATGAACGTTTATTTATTGCCAGAATCTGCTTCATTTGAAGGAGAACATGACGATAACCTTTTTAATATAACCTTTTGGTTAATTGGAATTGTTCAATTTGGAATGCAATTCTTAATCTTCTTTTTCTCTTATAAGTATAGAGGAAATAAAAATAACAAAGCATTGTTCTATGCTGACAGTCATAAGTTAGAGTTATTATGGACTACTATACCTGCTGTAACAATTGTTATTTTAATTGGATATGGTTTATGGGCATGGAACAACATTATGTATGTTGGAGATGACGAAAATCCTATTGTAATTGAAGTTTATTCAAGACAGTTTGACTGGCAAGCAAGATATGCTGGTGATGATAATGAGTTAGGTTTAGGTAACGTAAACTTTATTAAAGGTATAAACTCAATGGGAGTTGATATGTCTGACCCAAGTGCTCAAGATGATAAGAAAGTTACTGAAATGTACTTACCTAAAGGTAAAAAAGTGTTATTTAAGTTCCGTTCTCAAGATGTACTTCACTCAGCTTATATGCCTCACTTTAGAGCCCAAATGAACTGTGTTCCAGGGATGGTTACTCAATTTGCTTTTACACCTAAATATACAACTGAAGAGATGCGTCAAAACTCTGAAGTAATAGCAAAGACTAAAGGTATAAATAAGATTAGAAAAGCTAAAGGGGAAGAGCCTTACGAGTTTGATTATTTGTTATTATGTAACAAAATTTGTGGTGCTTCTCACTACAACATGCAAATGAAAATCACAGTTGTTGAAGAAGAACAATATAAAAAGTGGTTATCAGAACAAAAAACATTAGCTCAAGTTATTAAATAA
- a CDS encoding TAT-variant-translocated molybdopterin oxidoreductase — protein MASNKKYWQSVEELKDSSVVETLRNNEFVQDIPTDEFLGDKETLETSSTSRRDFLKYVGFTTAAASLAACEGPVRKSIPYVVQPNDIVVGVADWYATTIADGFDFANVLVKTREGRPIQIMPNKEAGGVTNARTQASVLSLYDDKLRLKEPKKGKAQISWADADKEIIAKLAQLKNANEPVVLLTGTLASPSTEKVIADFITAYPNVKHVIYDAVSESATADAFQAMYGKRALPNYDFSKAGVIVSIGADFLGDWQGGYEKSYAEGRRAETGNMSYHVQIESNMSLAGANADRRIVAKPSDQVYALINLYNAVVGGSLPSKATPFDAKIKSLATDLKKAGSKGVVVTGINDKNAQLIALAINKALNSEVIDTKGVNLTRQGNDAQITQLVADVKSGKVKGLVTYNVNPVYTLANATDLVNGLKNLKLSVAISTQNDATANATEYTLPAPHNLESWGDVMANAGTYSLMQPTIQPLFNTRQLQDVLLKWSGSTKNYYDTLKEFWSANVLGEKSWNQALHDGFFKGETVIAEEATTTEATETETVVDINVAGSQLAGSVKSSGFELNLYTSTALGDGKQANNPWLQELPDPITRASWDNYLTVSMADAKELGFDNPVKDNGAIDGNYANVTVNGVSIKNIPVMIQPGQAKGSVGLALGYGRVEGLKEEMQVGINAYPFYKNGNNVQYNVTIEKGAGWHKFACTQVQSTLAGRHDILREASIKEVNEASSDPNSPKYFKKTWNKPFMVSYDHQEKEGSTIDLWDEHDRSIGHHFNLSIDLTSCTGCGACVVACHAENNVPVVGKDEVRVGRDMHWLRIDRYYSSRVQGDMTLDEFKAAYKVKLTEKYKANYPDLPATEIQGKVNKEFGKIANQELERKYTEDVLGLSKGDLFDALENPAENPQVTFQPMMCQHCNHAPCETVCPVAATSHGRQGQNQMAYNRCVGTRYCANNCPYRVRRFNWFNYAENNEFDFNMNNEYGKMVLNPDVVVRSRGVMEKCSMCIQMTQATILKAKKEGRAVKKDEFEVACAQACSTGSMVFGDVNNSEDTVAHLKEDKRAFHVLDYIGTKPNVVYQVKVRNTNEA, from the coding sequence ATGGCTTCAAACAAAAAATACTGGCAAAGTGTTGAAGAACTAAAAGATAGTTCTGTTGTTGAAACGCTACGTAATAATGAGTTTGTACAAGATATTCCTACAGATGAGTTTTTAGGTGATAAAGAAACATTAGAAACTTCATCAACTTCACGTAGAGATTTCTTGAAATATGTTGGATTTACAACTGCTGCTGCATCATTAGCTGCATGTGAAGGTCCAGTAAGAAAATCAATCCCTTATGTAGTACAACCAAATGATATTGTAGTAGGTGTAGCAGATTGGTACGCAACTACAATTGCTGATGGTTTTGATTTTGCAAACGTACTAGTAAAAACACGCGAAGGTCGTCCAATCCAAATTATGCCTAATAAAGAGGCGGGTGGGGTAACTAATGCACGTACACAGGCATCTGTGTTATCATTATATGATGATAAATTACGTTTAAAAGAACCTAAAAAAGGAAAAGCTCAAATATCTTGGGCTGATGCTGATAAAGAAATTATAGCAAAATTAGCTCAATTAAAAAACGCTAACGAACCTGTAGTTTTACTAACTGGAACATTAGCAAGTCCTTCTACTGAAAAAGTGATTGCTGATTTTATTACTGCTTATCCAAATGTAAAGCATGTAATTTATGATGCGGTATCTGAAAGTGCTACTGCTGATGCTTTTCAAGCGATGTATGGTAAGCGTGCTTTACCAAATTACGATTTTAGTAAAGCAGGAGTTATTGTGTCTATCGGTGCAGATTTCTTAGGAGATTGGCAAGGTGGATATGAAAAGTCATATGCAGAAGGTCGTAGAGCAGAAACAGGAAACATGTCATACCATGTTCAAATAGAAAGTAACATGTCTTTAGCTGGTGCAAATGCCGACAGAAGAATTGTTGCTAAGCCATCTGATCAGGTATATGCATTAATCAATTTATACAATGCTGTAGTTGGAGGTAGTCTTCCTTCAAAAGCAACTCCATTTGATGCTAAAATTAAAAGTTTAGCAACAGATCTTAAAAAGGCAGGGTCAAAAGGAGTAGTAGTTACAGGAATAAATGACAAAAATGCTCAATTAATTGCTTTAGCAATTAACAAAGCATTAAATAGTGAAGTAATCGATACGAAAGGAGTTAATTTAACTCGTCAAGGTAACGATGCTCAAATTACTCAATTAGTAGCTGATGTAAAATCAGGTAAAGTAAAAGGTTTAGTTACTTATAATGTAAACCCAGTTTATACTTTAGCGAATGCTACTGATTTAGTAAACGGATTAAAGAACTTGAAATTATCTGTTGCAATTTCTACTCAGAATGATGCAACAGCTAATGCTACAGAATATACATTGCCAGCACCTCACAATTTAGAAAGTTGGGGAGATGTTATGGCAAATGCTGGTACTTATAGTTTAATGCAACCTACTATACAACCATTATTTAATACACGTCAATTACAAGATGTTTTATTAAAGTGGTCAGGGAGTACTAAAAACTATTATGATACTTTAAAAGAATTTTGGAGTGCAAATGTTTTAGGTGAAAAATCTTGGAACCAAGCATTACATGATGGATTCTTTAAAGGAGAAACGGTTATAGCTGAAGAGGCAACTACAACTGAAGCTACAGAGACAGAAACAGTTGTTGATATCAATGTTGCAGGTTCTCAATTAGCAGGTTCTGTTAAATCTTCAGGATTTGAATTAAACCTATATACATCAACTGCCTTAGGAGATGGTAAACAAGCCAACAATCCTTGGTTACAAGAATTACCAGATCCAATAACACGTGCGTCTTGGGATAACTACTTAACTGTTTCTATGGCTGATGCTAAAGAATTAGGTTTTGATAACCCTGTTAAAGATAACGGAGCTATTGATGGTAATTACGCTAATGTAACTGTTAATGGAGTAAGTATTAAAAATATTCCAGTAATGATTCAACCAGGTCAAGCAAAAGGATCTGTTGGATTAGCATTAGGTTATGGTAGAGTTGAAGGATTAAAAGAAGAAATGCAAGTTGGTATAAATGCATATCCTTTCTATAAAAATGGAAACAATGTACAATACAATGTTACTATTGAAAAAGGAGCAGGATGGCATAAGTTTGCTTGTACACAAGTTCAAAGTACTTTAGCTGGACGTCATGATATTTTAAGAGAAGCTTCTATTAAGGAAGTAAATGAAGCTTCTTCCGATCCAAATAGTCCAAAATATTTTAAAAAGACTTGGAATAAACCATTTATGGTTTCTTATGATCACCAAGAAAAAGAAGGTAGTACAATTGATTTATGGGATGAGCATGATAGAAGTATCGGTCATCATTTCAATTTGTCTATTGACTTAACATCTTGTACAGGTTGTGGAGCATGTGTTGTAGCTTGTCACGCTGAAAACAATGTGCCAGTAGTTGGTAAAGATGAAGTACGTGTTGGTAGAGATATGCATTGGTTACGTATTGATCGTTACTATTCTTCAAGAGTGCAAGGTGATATGACTTTAGATGAGTTTAAAGCTGCATATAAAGTTAAATTAACTGAAAAATACAAAGCTAATTATCCTGACTTACCAGCAACGGAAATTCAAGGAAAGGTTAATAAAGAGTTTGGTAAAATTGCCAATCAAGAGCTTGAAAGAAAGTATACAGAAGATGTTTTAGGATTAAGTAAAGGTGATTTATTTGATGCATTAGAAAATCCTGCTGAAAACCCTCAGGTTACTTTCCAACCAATGATGTGTCAGCACTGTAATCACGCACCATGTGAAACAGTATGTCCAGTAGCAGCAACTTCTCATGGTCGTCAAGGTCAAAATCAAATGGCTTATAACAGATGTGTTGGTACAAGATATTGTGCAAACAACTGTCCATATAGAGTTCGTCGTTTCAACTGGTTTAACTATGCTGAAAACAATGAGTTTGACTTCAATATGAATAATGAGTACGGTAAGATGGTGTTAAACCCAGACGTGGTTGTTCGTTCTCGTGGAGTTATGGAGAAATGTTCTATGTGTATTCAAATGACACAAGCAACTATTTTAAAGGCTAAAAAAGAAGGAAGAGCAGTTAAGAAGGATGAGTTCGAAGTGGCTTGTGCTCAAGCATGTTCAACTGGATCAATGGTATTTGGTGATGTTAATAATTCAGAAGATACTGTAGCGCATTTAAAAGAAGATAAAAGAGCTTTCCATGTGTTAGATTATATTGGTACAAAACCAAATGTAGTGTATCAAGTGAAAGTAAGAAATACAAACGAAGCTTAA
- a CDS encoding DUF3341 domain-containing protein yields MSTNKVIHALYNDDDILMDAVKKVKADHHHIEEVFCPFPVHGLDKAMGLAPTRLAITAFLYGITGTAVATWLTWYTMIADWPQDIGGKPSFSWATNMPAFVPILFELTVFFAAHLMVITFYMRSRIWPFKEAENPDPRTTDDHFLMEIPVHNNEEELKALLETTGAVEINVVEKH; encoded by the coding sequence ATGAGCACTAATAAAGTAATTCACGCATTATACAATGATGATGATATCTTAATGGATGCTGTTAAGAAAGTAAAAGCAGATCATCATCATATAGAAGAGGTTTTTTGTCCATTTCCTGTTCACGGACTAGACAAAGCAATGGGGTTAGCTCCAACACGTTTAGCTATTACAGCTTTTTTATATGGAATTACCGGTACTGCAGTAGCAACTTGGTTAACATGGTATACCATGATAGCTGATTGGCCACAAGATATTGGTGGTAAACCAAGTTTCTCTTGGGCTACTAACATGCCTGCCTTTGTTCCTATTTTATTCGAATTAACGGTCTTTTTTGCAGCTCACTTAATGGTTATAACATTTTACATGCGTAGTAGAATTTGGCCTTTTAAAGAAGCTGAAAATCCTGATCCAAGAACTACAGATGACCATTTCTTAATGGAAATACCAGTTCATAATAATGAAGAAGAATTGAAGGCGTTGTTAGAAACAACAGGAGCAGTTGAAATTAACGTAGTAGAAAAGCATTAA
- a CDS encoding quinol:cytochrome C oxidoreductase, translating into MYQFTGKLKILALALMVIGLLGTAWSFMTTPSSLKEAKEIIAKQAAHHGGHGEVDSHGEAKTHHAEEAKTTEAHGEVTHKEEATTESHGEAKHVEEVKDTTHASTSTTKEVKKEAHTVAETTHAKVASEDAHAGSHDDHHAEHVFHQMQNRPWSAFYVAMLFFLGVTLLVFAFYVSQRVANAGWSVVLFRVMEAITNNLHYVSGFMLVFIILTVMHKNHLFPWMAEGIVDPLSDNYDPIIDGKKWFMNLPGWAIRSVIYLLGWNIFRFIIRKKSIQQDNGDLKLHKNLYNIGVGFIVFFMISESMMSWDWIMGIDPHWFSTLFGWYVLATFLVSALTVIALVTIYLRQKGALPFVNDSHIHDLAKFMFGFSVFWTYLWFAQFMLIWYADMPEETTYFAQRFNEYKLPFLLMVVLNFIFPVLLLINSDFKSIPWLVIIGGVVILIGHYIDLFVMIMPGTVGGQWGFGIGEISGILFFIGLFIFATFSAFAKVNPLAKGSPFLHESETHHYYNIEHRGEDSNHH; encoded by the coding sequence ATGTATCAGTTTACAGGAAAATTAAAAATACTTGCGCTTGCTTTAATGGTAATTGGTCTTTTAGGTACAGCGTGGAGTTTTATGACTACGCCTAGTTCTCTTAAAGAAGCAAAAGAGATTATTGCAAAACAGGCTGCTCATCATGGAGGACATGGAGAGGTTGATAGTCATGGAGAAGCTAAAACACATCATGCTGAAGAAGCAAAAACTACTGAAGCACATGGTGAAGTTACACATAAAGAAGAAGCAACGACTGAAAGTCATGGTGAAGCTAAACATGTAGAGGAAGTTAAAGATACCACTCATGCTTCTACTTCTACTACTAAAGAAGTAAAAAAAGAAGCTCACACAGTTGCTGAAACTACTCACGCTAAAGTAGCATCAGAAGATGCACATGCAGGTTCTCATGATGATCATCATGCAGAACATGTTTTTCACCAAATGCAAAATAGACCATGGTCTGCTTTTTATGTAGCTATGTTATTTTTCTTAGGGGTAACATTATTAGTATTTGCTTTTTATGTTTCTCAAAGAGTTGCTAACGCTGGTTGGTCAGTTGTATTATTTAGAGTAATGGAAGCTATTACAAACAACTTACACTATGTAAGTGGTTTTATGTTAGTATTTATTATCTTAACTGTAATGCATAAAAATCACTTATTCCCTTGGATGGCAGAAGGAATTGTTGATCCTTTAAGTGATAATTACGATCCTATTATTGATGGAAAAAAATGGTTTATGAATCTTCCAGGTTGGGCTATAAGAAGTGTTATTTATCTTTTAGGTTGGAATATTTTCAGATTTATCATTAGAAAAAAATCTATACAACAAGATAATGGAGATTTAAAATTACACAAAAACTTATACAACATAGGTGTTGGATTTATCGTGTTTTTCATGATCTCTGAATCAATGATGTCTTGGGATTGGATTATGGGGATTGATCCTCACTGGTTCTCAACATTATTTGGATGGTATGTGTTAGCTACTTTCTTAGTATCAGCATTAACCGTAATCGCTTTAGTAACAATATATTTACGTCAAAAAGGTGCTTTACCATTTGTAAATGATAGTCATATTCACGATTTAGCTAAATTTATGTTTGGTTTCTCTGTGTTTTGGACTTACTTATGGTTTGCACAATTCATGTTAATATGGTATGCTGATATGCCAGAAGAAACTACATATTTTGCACAACGTTTTAATGAATATAAACTTCCATTTTTATTAATGGTAGTATTAAACTTTATCTTCCCTGTATTATTATTAATCAATAGTGATTTTAAAAGTATTCCTTGGTTAGTAATTATAGGTGGAGTTGTTATTTTAATTGGTCATTATATTGATTTATTTGTAATGATTATGCCTGGAACAGTTGGAGGTCAATGGGGATTCGGAATTGGAGAAATAAGTGGTATACTATTCTTCATCGGATTGTTTATATTTGCAACCTTTAGTGCATTTGCAAAAGTAAATCCATTAGCAAAAGGAAGTCCTTTCTTACATGAAAGTGAAACACACCATTACTATAACATCGAACACAGAGGAGAAGATAGTAATCACCATTAA
- a CDS encoding cbb3-type cytochrome c oxidase subunit I, giving the protein MSDHHHKETFVTKYIFSQDHKMISKQFLVTGIFMGVIGGFMSMLFRLQIAWPDTSFSIIEAFLGNHQTDGVMDPDMYLALVTIHGTIMVFFVLTAGLSGTFSNLLIPLQIGARDMASGFLNMVSYWLFFLSSVIMVISLFVEAGPASAGWTIYPPLSALPQAIPGSGTGMTLWLVSMAIFIASSLIGSLNYIVTVLNLRTKGMKMTRLPLTMWAFFITAIIGVISFPVLLSAALLLILDRSFGTSFFLSDIFISGEVLHYQGGSPVLFEHLFWFLGHPEVYIILLPALGLTSEIISTNSRKPIFGYRAMIGSIMAIAFLSTIVWGHHMFISGMNPFLGSVFTFTTVLIAIPSAVKAFNYVTTLWKGNLQMNPAMLFSIGLVSTFVTGGLTGLVLGDSALDINVHDTYFVVAHFHLVMGVSALLGMFAGVYHWFPKMYGRMMNKTLGYWHFWLTIITAYGVFFPMHFVGLAGLPRRYYTNTNFPMFDDLVEINVFMTVMAIIGGLAQLIFLANFFISIYRGKKATQNPWNSNTLEWTTPVEHIHGNWPGAIPEVHRWAYDYSKTDENGEYVHGKDFVLQTTPLLEGEEPS; this is encoded by the coding sequence ATGTCAGATCACCATCACAAAGAAACATTTGTAACGAAATATATTTTCAGTCAAGATCATAAAATGATTTCGAAGCAATTCCTTGTAACCGGAATATTCATGGGGGTTATAGGAGGTTTTATGTCTATGTTATTTCGTTTACAAATTGCATGGCCAGATACATCATTCTCAATTATTGAAGCGTTTTTAGGTAACCATCAAACTGATGGAGTTATGGACCCAGATATGTACTTAGCATTGGTTACAATTCACGGTACAATAATGGTATTCTTTGTATTAACAGCTGGATTAAGTGGTACTTTCTCAAATTTATTGATTCCTCTACAAATTGGTGCTCGTGATATGGCATCTGGTTTCTTAAATATGGTTTCTTACTGGTTATTTTTCTTATCTTCAGTAATAATGGTAATTTCATTATTTGTTGAAGCTGGACCTGCATCAGCTGGATGGACAATTTACCCACCACTTTCTGCTTTACCACAAGCAATACCTGGATCAGGAACTGGAATGACATTATGGTTAGTTTCTATGGCTATCTTTATTGCATCGTCTTTAATTGGTTCATTAAACTATATTGTAACTGTACTAAATTTACGTACAAAAGGAATGAAAATGACAAGATTGCCATTAACTATGTGGGCTTTCTTTATTACAGCAATTATCGGTGTTATTTCTTTCCCAGTATTATTATCTGCCGCTTTATTATTAATATTAGATAGAAGTTTTGGAACATCATTCTTTTTATCAGATATTTTTATCTCAGGAGAAGTATTACATTATCAGGGAGGATCACCAGTATTATTTGAACACTTATTTTGGTTCTTAGGACACCCTGAAGTATATATTATTTTATTACCAGCATTAGGATTAACTTCTGAAATAATCTCAACTAATTCACGTAAACCAATTTTCGGTTACCGCGCAATGATTGGATCAATTATGGCTATTGCCTTTTTATCTACGATTGTTTGGGGTCACCATATGTTTATTTCTGGAATGAATCCATTTTTAGGATCTGTGTTTACATTTACAACAGTATTAATTGCAATCCCATCTGCAGTAAAAGCATTTAATTATGTAACTACTTTATGGAAGGGTAATTTACAAATGAATCCTGCAATGTTATTTTCTATCGGATTAGTTTCTACATTCGTAACAGGAGGATTAACAGGATTAGTTTTAGGTGATTCTGCATTAGATATCAATGTACATGATACTTACTTTGTGGTAGCTCACTTCCACTTAGTAATGGGAGTATCAGCTTTATTAGGAATGTTTGCAGGTGTTTACCACTGGTTTCCTAAAATGTATGGTAGAATGATGAATAAAACATTAGGTTATTGGCATTTCTGGTTAACTATTATAACTGCTTATGGTGTATTTTTTCCAATGCACTTTGTTGGATTAGCTGGTTTACCTCGTCGTTATTATACAAATACAAACTTCCCAATGTTTGATGATTTAGTTGAAATCAATGTATTTATGACTGTAATGGCTATAATAGGAGGACTAGCTCAGTTAATATTCTTAGCTAATTTCTTTATTTCAATTTATAGAGGTAAAAAAGCAACTCAAAACCCATGGAATTCTAATACATTAGAATGGACTACACCAGTTGAACACATACATGGTAACTGGCCAGGTGCAATTCCTGAAGTTCATAGATGGGCTTATGATTATAGTAAAACTGATGAAAATGGAGAGTATGTTCACGGGAAAGATTTCGTATTACAAACTACACCATTATTAGAGGGCGAAGAGCCATCTTAA